From one Lycium ferocissimum isolate CSIRO_LF1 chromosome 7, AGI_CSIRO_Lferr_CH_V1, whole genome shotgun sequence genomic stretch:
- the LOC132063623 gene encoding uncharacterized protein LOC132063623 codes for MIMDAQMPDALSPPQVKATFRLGSETYAVEVCKGIMSEQLISMKEQSMIILKDYITKHNVPNEVPDEPEEFSSEDDGEIPEQLPVNSKKRN; via the exons ATGATAATGGATGCTCAAATGCCAGATGCATTATCCCCTCCCCAAGTTAAAGCAACATTTCGCCTTGGATCAGAAACGTACGCtgttgaggtatgtaaagggATTATGTCTGAACAATTGATCTCTATGAAAGAGCAAAGCATGATTATACTGAAGGACTACATCACGAAGCATAATGTTCCAAATGAGGTCCCTGATGAACCAGAGGAATTTTCTTCAGAAGATGATGGTGAAATTCCCGAGCAGCTCCCTGTAAACTCCAAGAAGCGCAA TTGA